Proteins encoded together in one Oryzias latipes chromosome 11, ASM223467v1 window:
- the rbm48 gene encoding RNA-binding protein 48: MPPKRKRVSANMAANVNSKPGCWKVPEVYKHHEQHNACFSRPKYRDGRRAKAVKVYTINLESRYVMIQGVPAIGVMEELIQLCALYGTVEEYRPLDEYPAEEFTEVYLVKFQKLTSARAAKRNMDEKSFYGGVLHVCYVPEYESVEDTKLKLQDRRSYVLKVARSRAKERVADAVHMESTSSESVPTSSRVFATNNPIFNSDKTGETSSFSHCSGFPLLPLPPQEYFHQDYRGNEPTEDQMGTLHDAVPPDVKQQKVQNFSSFSKDPNSEKKLASNPDSSVKLVPRTAHLEKNKRRKMEEATKQPVPDSGEPSLIGPKLPEPHKLDMNDQSLNTTVNLIRGTMKQVTSVPDLKPAEKKVKPRRRI; the protein is encoded by the exons ATGCCACCAAAGCGGAAACGCGTTTCAGCAAACATGGCGGCAAATGTCAACAGTAAACCTGGTTGTTGGAAGGTCCCAGAAGTCTACAAACATCACGAACAACACAACGCATGTTTTTCTAGACCCAAATATAGAGATGGAAGGAGAGCTAAAGCAGTCAAG GTCTACACAATAAATTTAGAGTCCCGTTATGTGATGATCCAGGGAGTCCCCGCTATTGGAGTGATGGAGGAGCTGATCCAGTTGTGTGCTCTTTATGGAACAGTGGAGGAATACAGACCGCTGGACGAGTATCCTGCTGAGGAGTTCACAGAAGTCTACCTGGTCAAGTTTCAAAAACTGACAAGTGCTAG AGCGGCGAAACGTAACATGGATGAGAAGAGTTTCTATGGCGGCGTGCTGCATGTGTGTTACGTCCCGGAGTACGAGTCTGTGGAAGACACCAAGTTAAAGCTGCAGGACAGGAGAAGTTATGTTCTGAAAGTGGCTCGGAGTAGAG caaaagaaagagtagCGGATGCGGTACACATGGAATCTACGTCTTCAGAAAGCGTTCCCACATCAAGCAGAGTTTTTGCTACAAATAATCCAATCTTCAATAGTGACAAAACAGGCGAGACTTCAAGCTTCAGCCATTGTTCCGGATTTCCTCTACTGCCTTTACCCCCGCAGGAATACTTTCATCAGGATTATCGTGGGAACGAACCAACAGAAGATCAAATGGGGACTTTACATGACGCAGTGCCTCCTGACGTAAAACAGCAGAAAGTCCAGAACTTTAGCTCTTTCAGTAAAGACCCTAATTCCGAAAAAAAATTGGCCTCCAACCCAGATTCTTCCGTCAAGCTTGTTCCAAGAACTGCACATTTGGAAAAGAACAAACGCCGCAAAATGGAGGAGGCCACAAAACAGCCAGTGCCTGATTCTGGAGAACCGTCTTTGATTGGACCAAAACTACCAGAACCACATAAGCTGGACATGAATGATCAGTCGCTAAACACAACAGTAAATCTGATCAGGGGCACAATGAAGCAg GTGACATCGGTCCCAGACCTCAAACCAGCGGAGAAGAAGGTTAAGCCACGCCGTCGGATATGA